The Bacillus oleivorans genomic sequence CTCCCTCAGTAAGAGAATCCCCCAAGGCAAGATAAAAAACTCGATTTTCCATTTGGTTCTCCTTTGGTACACATAAAAATGAGTCATAGTGACTTTTATATTTTGGATCATATTTTATTTTTTTATTGAATGTTTTAAAAGGAATTATGGGTTTTTCCTTAGCAATTCATGGGAGAAAATAGTTTAAAGCGCTTTTTAAATAGGAACAAGGCTAATTAAATCCAAATTACGTTTAATTTCTTGCAGGTTTATAAATCAGAATAAAACGCCTTAATGATACAAAAAATAGTAAAAAATTTAAGGAGTTGTGGCTGTGAAAAAATTTTTGCTAATGATACTCTTACTTTCCCTGCCTCTTTCAGGTTGTGCTGGGAATAATCAAAATGCAGATGAAGCGGAACTGTTAAACCAGACAAATCCGCATCCGAGAGTCCAACAAATTAAGGCAGGGTCAAACAATCCTAACGGACAGGATGTATTACCATCGGAAACCGCCCATGGAAACCATACAATCGATTCGATTGGATTTCTTGAACCCATTGATCCAAATGCAGCTGTTTCAGAAGTAAACAAAGTTGGGAAGCATTTGTCTTATGTGGCTTTTTTCAGTTATAGGGCTAATCCCGACGGAAGTTTGATTCCACTTAATGATGAAGAAGCACTTTCTGCAACCCGGAAATCTGGCTCCACGCCAATGATGGTTGTTACCAATTTTTCTGAAGGGAATTTTTCTCCGGATATTGCCCATACGATTTTTACGGACAAAGCGGCATCTAAACGGTTCATTCAAGGTGTTATTCAAACCATGAAAGATAAGGGTTACGAAGCTTTAAATATCGACTTTGAACATATTAGAGCTGAGGACCGGGAACTATATAACGGCTTTCTAGAAACAATCCTGCCTCAGGTTCGAGAGGCTGGGTTCACGGTTTCAACTGCATTAGCTCCAAAAACAAGTGACGAACAAAGCGGACCATGGCATGGTGCACACGATTATAAACGCCATGGGGAACTTGCGGATTTTGTGATTTTAATGACGTATGAATGGGGATGGTCTGGCGGTCCTCCAATGGCGGTATCTCCAATCCCTCAAGTAAGACAAGTAATAGATTATGCGGCTTCTGTCATACCTCGGGAGAAAATCGTGATGGGCTCCCCTCTTTACGGTTATGATTGGACATTACCATATGTAGAGGGCGGTGAATTTGCCAAAAGAATAGCACCGCAGGATGCAGCTGACCTTGCGGTTAAAGAAGGGGTAACCGTCCAATTTGATAACGAATCACAAGCCCCTTTTTTTAATTACACAGACGACAACAATCAAAAACACGTGGTTTGGTTTGAAAATGAACAAAGTGCTCAGGCTAAATTTAATCTGATAAAAGAATACGGTCTGCGTGGGGTTGCTTATTGGGTTTTAGGTGAACCGTTCCCGCAGAATTGGACGATTCTTGAAGATCAATTTACTATTAGAAAACATAATCAATAAAAAACGCTAAAAACGAGTCTGCCGAAACGGTTTCAGCAGACTCGTTTACTGTATTGGTGAATCTGTACAGATTAGCTAGCTTTCGATATTTAAATGAAATGTATCTCATAAATTGAATAAAGAGGGAAATATTAAATGAACAGGAAAGAATTTTAGATTATAGAAAGTGATTTAGAGGGGTATTGCCATGAAAGATAGATCCATTTTGCATTTGATAACCATTTCTGGATTAGTTGGTTCGTATTTGGCATTTAGAAAGGGTTCGATCAAAGACTGGTTTCTTGTTTATCTATTTAAAGGAATTATTTCAAGTTTGATTGATACACCAATCGCAAAGAATAAATTAGTTCAATACCCAACAAGATACTTTTCCCGCTCTTATGATACGAACATTATATTTGATTATATTGTTTTCCCGATGGTATGCGTAGTTTACAGCCGGATAACCAATAAAATGAAGGGATTAAGCGCAATCTTAAGCGTTTTTTTCCTTAGTATTCCAATGACATTAGTTGAAGAATGGCTTCAAAGAAAGACAAAATTAATAAATTACAGCAGACAATGGAATTGGCTCAACACTTTAATCTATCTCACACTGACATTCTGGTCCTCAAGAGTCTTTGTTACTTCAGTCCGATTTTTTGATAAAAAAAGAAACAAACAATCAGAATCCAATAGCTCTCAAAATCCAAACCAAAATATATCTGGATGATAATTTTTACTGCTTTGAATTAGACACAGCAATACCTGGATAAAGAAAGACAGCCAATTCATATCGGCTGTCCCTTTTTTACTTCTCTTTTTCTGCTTTCGTGTAAAAACCGCCTCTATACTCTACAGGTTTTTTTACTGGCTTATCGTTTGGTTTCGCATTTACATCTCTTGGATTTTTTCCTTCAGTCACAATACCCCTCCTTTGATGTTTATTCATTTTATTATCTGCTGTTGTCAATCAGCCTAGTCATTTTGTTAAAGAACAAAATTTTGACCGATAGAACGGGATGTTGACTTGTAGAAACCAGGTTTGACTCATAGAACGAGATTTTGACCCGCAGAAACGGATTTTGACCGGTAGAATCCTAATTTTGACCCGTAGACACACCGATTAGACTCATAGAACGCAATTTTGACCCGTAGAAACTAATTTTGACCGATAGAACAACATTTTGACCCGCACTACCATTTTTTCACTCGAAAAAGCTTATTATCCTTAAGCGAAAACCTACCCACAATCGTGAATTTGATAATTTGCTGTTTCTACCGGTCCTCGACTACAATATACGACACCCGAATCGGGCCATGGACACCAACAACAAGATTATACTCAATATCAGCACTATTACTCGGACCAGAGATAAAATTAATACAGGAAGCAATCGTTTGTCCTGTCTGCATTCTTCTTTCAATTTCTTGTGCTGCTTGCGTAAATCTTGGAACGATCGTGCTTTTAGGAATAATGGCAATAAAGGTTGTTGGCAATAAGCTGATGGCTCTTGCTTTGTTTTTATTATTTAAAATGACAACCGTTCCCGATTCTGCCAATGTTATATCACTAAACATAATTCCGATATTTGCTTTTTCAGCTATTTCTATATTTTCTTTTCCCAGAGATGGGTCCCATTTGTGTACATTTTCCTGTTCTAACAACATCCCTAGTCCAAATCCGAAGAAGCGTAGGTCTTCTGCTGTTACAATTGGCCCGCCGCCATATGCTTCTATCTGCCTTTTTAGCGTTTTTTCAATAGACGCAGCATTTGTGACAAAAACTTCTGTATGAATCCGTTCGCAGGCGCGGATCAGCTCCTCAAGAAGCTGATCAGGAGTCATTTTCGCAAATACCTTCAGCTGGGGCTGATACTGTTTTTCAGGTCTGGTGACCTCCTTTTTCCGTTCACGCCCAAGTTCACCTGCTATATGGTTTAAAAAATTCTCTCGATTATAAATCATTCCTCTAGTCATGAACTTGCCCCCCTTGCCTGTGAGTGTCAAACCATTTCCGGAAATTCTCTGTGCTTGGTGCGGGGAAATCACGGCTTTCTGACCAGGCTTTTAAGGGTCCTGCTCCCTTTGACATGATTCCATCCTTACTTAAAGGTTTCGAAATCACAGGCGCTGATTTCACAGTCGTTTGATAGAGGGATGGAGAAGAGACAAGCATGCCGAACCATTTCATTAAAAATTTTTCA encodes the following:
- a CDS encoding glycosyl hydrolase family 18 protein, whose protein sequence is MKKFLLMILLLSLPLSGCAGNNQNADEAELLNQTNPHPRVQQIKAGSNNPNGQDVLPSETAHGNHTIDSIGFLEPIDPNAAVSEVNKVGKHLSYVAFFSYRANPDGSLIPLNDEEALSATRKSGSTPMMVVTNFSEGNFSPDIAHTIFTDKAASKRFIQGVIQTMKDKGYEALNIDFEHIRAEDRELYNGFLETILPQVREAGFTVSTALAPKTSDEQSGPWHGAHDYKRHGELADFVILMTYEWGWSGGPPMAVSPIPQVRQVIDYAASVIPREKIVMGSPLYGYDWTLPYVEGGEFAKRIAPQDAADLAVKEGVTVQFDNESQAPFFNYTDDNNQKHVVWFENEQSAQAKFNLIKEYGLRGVAYWVLGEPFPQNWTILEDQFTIRKHNQ
- a CDS encoding CBO0543 family protein, which produces MKDRSILHLITISGLVGSYLAFRKGSIKDWFLVYLFKGIISSLIDTPIAKNKLVQYPTRYFSRSYDTNIIFDYIVFPMVCVVYSRITNKMKGLSAILSVFFLSIPMTLVEEWLQRKTKLINYSRQWNWLNTLIYLTLTFWSSRVFVTSVRFFDKKRNKQSESNSSQNPNQNISG
- a CDS encoding LutC/YkgG family protein, whose protein sequence is MTRGMIYNRENFLNHIAGELGRERKKEVTRPEKQYQPQLKVFAKMTPDQLLEELIRACERIHTEVFVTNAASIEKTLKRQIEAYGGGPIVTAEDLRFFGFGLGMLLEQENVHKWDPSLGKENIEIAEKANIGIMFSDITLAESGTVVILNNKNKARAISLLPTTFIAIIPKSTIVPRFTQAAQEIERRMQTGQTIASCINFISGPSNSADIEYNLVVGVHGPIRVSYIVVEDR